Proteins from a genomic interval of Pectinophora gossypiella chromosome 4, ilPecGoss1.1, whole genome shotgun sequence:
- the LOC126366025 gene encoding DENN domain-containing protein 5B isoform X1 yields the protein MNMSVSDLSVGCRFADYFAICGLDFDSGLEPDRLCGDNLHVSPLDRSYKAKILAHYPDNIQSNPFDEHAVCMLCLPAGLQFRTQKHCLEPRFHSFVVTRENASRYYGYSLVFYEEVRNRNICSAMHTLQTMFITELSSGQTPPGHRKATGKESSRSLPRSFKLAPHTGTALTYYDIAKDKLYVAKSIALICQYPFIRVAQLFLENLFRSLPRQPGPGLSPESYVYNLLYEVPVPLPGQALRLYVPPAEPHLDPIPVVIRMPNPPEELPLLDYPLRIMFSTLGVECVVQLFTCVLLEHQVLLRSSDYNKLMLVAECITALLLPFTWAHVYVPILPAPLYHFLDAPVPFVMGLHAESGAMNLGSNGPRSIALGTEAALCLVDIDKPDIQLPEEMPIFPHRTPLIEELNHILDKHQIQRPETEPTKLGVPINGSSYKHMNDSMSSSCTLPSGGLRRKHSFHDVLEWDESRPLNASPPGSPTRRAPRRLDALQRIVDIVKRTGVNIDDVDADTVMPTMKKKVLNDEEQYEDDIRFNLAIRETFLNRFVHMFLMYENFVIMPDQDRESWLSSRESMVNFDKASFLSDQPQRHRPFLSRFLETQMFATLVDNRIMANWGDYDANLQVFEHRIKAVRRRLGEGGLATRGYSVWAGGAGGAGGAGGAAAGAELEVGAPGERLPHRAAYYRAFPARLDAAALAPPPPQDRRTNSLKRIKNAKWQVKDCPPELLLGDISRRLCTDVTPAAIAQNNRTFVEKLLKECKSKTKRMLVEKMGTEETDLGLGTEVSITGVEESTMIASLCDLLERLWSHGLQHKLGKSALWMHLTNYQELEQCSNSTKPIDPNYLTPDLSSVGAEVEAQQSTSTVTRSRDSSRGGSRDSSRDRLSNSGTLERKSSQPPNCPLRPLPESLTFDMRNVQAMTDIKTEIGYARAWVRLSLEKKLLSKHLRELLADTTLLRSQYKRTAFLRCEEEREQFLYHLLTLNAVDYFCFTNTYPTTKLPYRVLIVPSRKASQTTANCWISISGANGESTPKIPIPRNTNEFVFHHKNLGVLSTLRIGHDNSGLSPRWLLDQVYVRNEVTGHTYTFPCNRWLGSGVDDGSTERLLVAARMRSERTPRTPAPHAPPAPPTPTTTHLSTSTIQHMIGDCVNAIVKWHYQSKRDKDANSLSVLLCGENGLVKCLEQAFLCGFKSARLFGKNLFIWDYFARVKDEFKMSLCDEPNAQTNKSCGVAYNCRQDQEHRAIWRCYCHLMDEINSVGRTLGKDGKFQLFICLSLREHWLHRMLVPMSMTRVTTEMYEEQSFLRKRGLLTFLRQILEPLDEFDIVLENSLTQGI from the exons ATGAATATGTCCGTCTCGGATTTATCTGTGGGATGTCGTTTTGCTGATTATTTTGCGATATGTGGCCTCGACTTTGACTCTGGTCTGGAACCGGACAGATTATGTG GTGATAATTTGCACGTATCTCCTCTAGATCGTTCTTATAAAGCAAAAATTTTAGCTCATTATCCAGATAATATCCAGAGTAATCCATTTGACGAACATGCAGTATGTATG CTTTGTTTGCCAGCTGGACTGCAATTTAGGACTCAGAAGCACTGCCTGGAACCCAGATTTCATAGTTTTGTTGTGACAAGAGAAAATGCATCTAGATACTATGGATACAGTCTTGTGTTCTATGAAGAAGTTCGAAACAGGAATATTTGTAGTGCAATGCATACATTGCAg ACAATGTTCATCACTGAACTGTCCAGTGGGCAAACTCCCCCTGGACATAGGAAAGCAACGGGGAAGGAGAGTTCCCGCTCACTGCCGAGATCTTTTAAGTTGGCTCCCCATACTGGCACAGCACTCACATACTATGACATAGCCAAAGATAAACTCTATGTAGCCAAAAGTATAGCACTCATATGCCAGTACCCTTTTATAAGGGTAGCGCAATTGTTTTTAGAAAATTTATTTAG ATCATTGCCAAGACAGCCAGGGCCAGGGTTGAGCCCTGAGTCCTATGTCTACAACTTGCTGTACGAAGTGCCAGTGCCACTGCCGGGTCAAGCCCTGCGTCTCTATGTCCCACCAGCGGAGCCACACCTTGATCCTATACCAGTT GTGATAAGAATGCCAAATCCTCCAGAAGAGTTACCTTTGCTGGATTACCCACTACGCATAATGTTTTCTACGCTGGGCGTAGAGTGTGTTGTTCAACTGTTCACATGTGTCCTTCTAGAACACCAAGTGTTACTTCGATCCAGTG ACTACAACAAGCTAATGCTGGTAGCAGAATGCATCACAGCGCTACTGCTGCCGTTCACATGGGCGCACGTGTATGTGCCGATACTGCCGGCGCCACTGTATCATTTCCTCGACGCGCCGGTGCCTTTCGTCATGG GTCTACACGCAGAGAGTGGGGCGATGAATCTGGGTTCAAATGGCCCGCGGAGCATCGCGCTGGGCACTGAAGCGGCGTTATGTCTCGTCGACATCGACAAGCCAGACATACAGCTACCGGAGGAAATGCCCATATTCCCGCATCGGACGCCTCTGATTGAAGAACTTAACCATATCTTGGATAAGCACCAG ATCCAAAGACCCGAAACCGAGCCCACCAAACTTGGAGTGCCAATAAATGGAAGTTCTTATAAGCACATGAATGATAGTATGAGCAGCAGTTGTACTTTGCCATCAG GTGGTCTACGGCGCAAGCACTCGTTCCACGACGTGCTGGAGTGGGACGAGAGTCGTCCGCTGAACGCGTCTCCGCCCGGCTCGCccacgcgccgcgcgccgcgccgcctcgACGCCCTGCAGCGCATCGTCGACATCGTCAAACGAACTG GCGTGAACATCGACGATGTAGACGCAGACACGGTGATGCCGACGATGAAGAAGAAGGTGCTGAATGATGAAGAGCAGTACGAGGACGACATCAGGTTCAACCTGGCCATACGCGAGACCTTCCTAAACCGCTTCGTGCACATGTTCCTCATGTACGAAAACTTCGTCATCATGCCTGATCAG gACCGCGAATCATGGTTGTCGTCACGGGAATCGATGGTGAACTTCGACAAGGCGTCCTTCCTATCCGACCAACCGCAGCGCCACCGGCCTTTCCTCTCGCGCTTCCTGGAAACGCAGATGTTCGCAACACTCGTAGACAATAGAATCATGGCCAACTGGGGCGATTACGATGCTAACCTTCAAGTCTTCGAGCACCGCATCAAAGCCGTAAG ACGGCGGCTGGGCGAGGGCGGGCTAGCGACGCGCGGGTACAGCGTgtgggcgggcggcgcgggcggtgcggggggcgcgggcggcgcggcggcgggcgccgAGCTGGAGGTGGGCGCGCCGGGGGAGCGGCTGCCGCACCGCGCCGCCTACTACCGCGCCTTCCCCGCGCGCCTCGACGCCGCCGCgctggcgccgccgccgccgcaggaCCGCAG AACGAATAGTCTGAAGCGTATAAAGAACGCGAAGTGGCAAGTCAAGGATTGCCCCCCGGAACTGCTCCTGGGGGACATCAGTCGGAGACTGTGCACTGACGTCACACCTGCCGCCATTGCTCAGAACAACAGGACGTTCGTTGAAAAACTTCTTAAG GAATGCAAAAGTAAAACAAAGCGGATGCTTGTAGAGAAGATGGGCACAGAAGAGACAGACCTGGGCTTAGGTACAGAAGTATCTATAACAGGCGTGGAAGAGAGTACTATGATCGCGTCTCTCTGCGACCTGTTAGAACGACTGTGGTCTCACGGACTGCAGCACAAGTTGGGGAAATCGGCCTTGTGGATGCACCTCACCAACTATCAGGAGTTGGAGCAATGCAGCAACTCAACGAAACCTATTGATCCTAATTACCTCACGCCTG atttatcgtCTGTTGGTGCGGAGGTTGAAGCGCAACAAAGCACAAGTACAGTCACCAGGTCCCGGGATAGCTCTCGAGGAGGGTCCAGAGACAGTTCAAGAGATAGACTCAGCAACTCTGGGACTTTAGAACGGAAATCTTCGCAACCTCCCAACTGTCCGTTAAGACCGCTGCCTGAAAGCCTCACTTTTGATATGAG GAACGTTCAAGCAATGACAGACATTAAAACCGAAATCGGCTACGCCCGTGCTTGGGTTCGGCTGTCGTTAGAAAAGAAGTTGTTATCGAAACATTTGCGGGAGCTGCTAGCAGACACGACGCTCCTACGGTCCCAGTATAAGCGCACGGCTTTCCTACGTTGCGAGGAGGAGAGAGAACAGTTTTTATATCATCTCCTGACACTCAATGCTGTTGACTACTTCTGCTTTACCAACACGTATCCCACCACTA AATTGCCATATCGCGTTCTGATCGTGCCATCTCGCAAGGCCAGTCAAACGACTGCCAACTGCTGGATCTCCATATCCGGAGCCAACGGAGAGTCTACGCCCAAAATACCCATACCACGGAATACCAACGAATTTGTCTTTCAC CATAAAAACCTAGGTGTTCTGTCAACTTTGAGGATCGGCCATGATAACTCTGGACTGTCACCAAGGTGGCTGCTTGATCAAGTCTACGTCCGCAATGAGGTCACAGGCCACACATAcac ATTCCCGTGCAACCGCTGGCTGGGCTCGGGCGTGGACGACGGGTCCACGGAGCGGCTGCTGGTGGCGGCGCGCATGCGCAGCGAGCGTACGCCGCGCAcgcccgcgccgcacgcgcctCCCGCGCCGCCCACGCCCACCACCACGCACCTCTCCACCTCCACCATACAACACATGATCG GCGACTGCGTGAATGCGATAGTTAAATGGCACTACCAGTCGAAAAGAGACAAAGATGCAAATTCTCTCAGTGTGTTGCTGTGTGGGGAAAATGGTCTTGTGAAATGTTTAGAGCAAGCCTTCCTTTGCGGGTTCAAGTCGGCCCGATTATTCGGAAAGAATCTTTTCATTTGGGACTATTTTG CGCGAGTAAAGGACGAGTTCAAAATGAGTTTATGCgacgagcctaacgctcaaaccaacAAGAGCTGTGGCGTAGCGTACAACTGTCGACAAGATCAGGAACACAGGGCCATATGGCGGTGCTACTGCCACCTGATGGATGAGATCAACTCTGTGGGCCGCACCCTAGGGAAAGACGGGAAGTTCCAACTCTTCATCTGCCTGAGTTTACG GGAACACTGGCTCCACAGAATGCTAGTACCAATGTCAATGACACGCGTCACCACTGAGATGTACGAAGAACAAAGCTTCCTACGTAAGCGCGGTCTTCTCACGTTTTTGAGGCAGATTCTCGAACCTCTCGACGAGTTCGACATCGTGCTCGAAAACTCACTCACGCAGGGAATATAA
- the LOC126366025 gene encoding DENN domain-containing protein 5A isoform X2: MNMSVSDLSVGCRFADYFAICGLDFDSGLEPDRLCGDNLHVSPLDRSYKAKILAHYPDNIQSNPFDEHAVCMLCLPAGLQFRTQKHCLEPRFHSFVVTRENASRYYGYSLVFYEEVRNRNICSAMHTLQTMFITELSSGQTPPGHRKATGKESSRSLPRSFKLAPHTGTALTYYDIAKDKLYVAKSIALICQYPFIRVAQLFLENLFRSLPRQPGPGLSPESYVYNLLYEVPVPLPGQALRLYVPPAEPHLDPIPVVIRMPNPPEELPLLDYPLRIMFSTLGVECVVQLFTCVLLEHQVLLRSSDYNKLMLVAECITALLLPFTWAHVYVPILPAPLYHFLDAPVPFVMGLHAESGAMNLGSNGPRSIALGTEAALCLVDIDKPDIQLPEEMPIFPHRTPLIEELNHILDKHQIQRPETEPTKLGVPINGSSYKHMNDSMSSSCTLPSGGLRRKHSFHDVLEWDESRPLNASPPGSPTRRAPRRLDALQRIVDIVKRTGVNIDDVDADTVMPTMKKKVLNDEEQYEDDIRFNLAIRETFLNRFVHMFLMYENFVIMPDQDRESWLSSRESMVNFDKASFLSDQPQRHRPFLSRFLETQMFATLVDNRIMANWGDYDANLQVFEHRIKAVRTNSLKRIKNAKWQVKDCPPELLLGDISRRLCTDVTPAAIAQNNRTFVEKLLKECKSKTKRMLVEKMGTEETDLGLGTEVSITGVEESTMIASLCDLLERLWSHGLQHKLGKSALWMHLTNYQELEQCSNSTKPIDPNYLTPDLSSVGAEVEAQQSTSTVTRSRDSSRGGSRDSSRDRLSNSGTLERKSSQPPNCPLRPLPESLTFDMRNVQAMTDIKTEIGYARAWVRLSLEKKLLSKHLRELLADTTLLRSQYKRTAFLRCEEEREQFLYHLLTLNAVDYFCFTNTYPTTKLPYRVLIVPSRKASQTTANCWISISGANGESTPKIPIPRNTNEFVFHHKNLGVLSTLRIGHDNSGLSPRWLLDQVYVRNEVTGHTYTFPCNRWLGSGVDDGSTERLLVAARMRSERTPRTPAPHAPPAPPTPTTTHLSTSTIQHMIGDCVNAIVKWHYQSKRDKDANSLSVLLCGENGLVKCLEQAFLCGFKSARLFGKNLFIWDYFARVKDEFKMSLCDEPNAQTNKSCGVAYNCRQDQEHRAIWRCYCHLMDEINSVGRTLGKDGKFQLFICLSLREHWLHRMLVPMSMTRVTTEMYEEQSFLRKRGLLTFLRQILEPLDEFDIVLENSLTQGI; encoded by the exons ATGAATATGTCCGTCTCGGATTTATCTGTGGGATGTCGTTTTGCTGATTATTTTGCGATATGTGGCCTCGACTTTGACTCTGGTCTGGAACCGGACAGATTATGTG GTGATAATTTGCACGTATCTCCTCTAGATCGTTCTTATAAAGCAAAAATTTTAGCTCATTATCCAGATAATATCCAGAGTAATCCATTTGACGAACATGCAGTATGTATG CTTTGTTTGCCAGCTGGACTGCAATTTAGGACTCAGAAGCACTGCCTGGAACCCAGATTTCATAGTTTTGTTGTGACAAGAGAAAATGCATCTAGATACTATGGATACAGTCTTGTGTTCTATGAAGAAGTTCGAAACAGGAATATTTGTAGTGCAATGCATACATTGCAg ACAATGTTCATCACTGAACTGTCCAGTGGGCAAACTCCCCCTGGACATAGGAAAGCAACGGGGAAGGAGAGTTCCCGCTCACTGCCGAGATCTTTTAAGTTGGCTCCCCATACTGGCACAGCACTCACATACTATGACATAGCCAAAGATAAACTCTATGTAGCCAAAAGTATAGCACTCATATGCCAGTACCCTTTTATAAGGGTAGCGCAATTGTTTTTAGAAAATTTATTTAG ATCATTGCCAAGACAGCCAGGGCCAGGGTTGAGCCCTGAGTCCTATGTCTACAACTTGCTGTACGAAGTGCCAGTGCCACTGCCGGGTCAAGCCCTGCGTCTCTATGTCCCACCAGCGGAGCCACACCTTGATCCTATACCAGTT GTGATAAGAATGCCAAATCCTCCAGAAGAGTTACCTTTGCTGGATTACCCACTACGCATAATGTTTTCTACGCTGGGCGTAGAGTGTGTTGTTCAACTGTTCACATGTGTCCTTCTAGAACACCAAGTGTTACTTCGATCCAGTG ACTACAACAAGCTAATGCTGGTAGCAGAATGCATCACAGCGCTACTGCTGCCGTTCACATGGGCGCACGTGTATGTGCCGATACTGCCGGCGCCACTGTATCATTTCCTCGACGCGCCGGTGCCTTTCGTCATGG GTCTACACGCAGAGAGTGGGGCGATGAATCTGGGTTCAAATGGCCCGCGGAGCATCGCGCTGGGCACTGAAGCGGCGTTATGTCTCGTCGACATCGACAAGCCAGACATACAGCTACCGGAGGAAATGCCCATATTCCCGCATCGGACGCCTCTGATTGAAGAACTTAACCATATCTTGGATAAGCACCAG ATCCAAAGACCCGAAACCGAGCCCACCAAACTTGGAGTGCCAATAAATGGAAGTTCTTATAAGCACATGAATGATAGTATGAGCAGCAGTTGTACTTTGCCATCAG GTGGTCTACGGCGCAAGCACTCGTTCCACGACGTGCTGGAGTGGGACGAGAGTCGTCCGCTGAACGCGTCTCCGCCCGGCTCGCccacgcgccgcgcgccgcgccgcctcgACGCCCTGCAGCGCATCGTCGACATCGTCAAACGAACTG GCGTGAACATCGACGATGTAGACGCAGACACGGTGATGCCGACGATGAAGAAGAAGGTGCTGAATGATGAAGAGCAGTACGAGGACGACATCAGGTTCAACCTGGCCATACGCGAGACCTTCCTAAACCGCTTCGTGCACATGTTCCTCATGTACGAAAACTTCGTCATCATGCCTGATCAG gACCGCGAATCATGGTTGTCGTCACGGGAATCGATGGTGAACTTCGACAAGGCGTCCTTCCTATCCGACCAACCGCAGCGCCACCGGCCTTTCCTCTCGCGCTTCCTGGAAACGCAGATGTTCGCAACACTCGTAGACAATAGAATCATGGCCAACTGGGGCGATTACGATGCTAACCTTCAAGTCTTCGAGCACCGCATCAAAGCCGTAAG AACGAATAGTCTGAAGCGTATAAAGAACGCGAAGTGGCAAGTCAAGGATTGCCCCCCGGAACTGCTCCTGGGGGACATCAGTCGGAGACTGTGCACTGACGTCACACCTGCCGCCATTGCTCAGAACAACAGGACGTTCGTTGAAAAACTTCTTAAG GAATGCAAAAGTAAAACAAAGCGGATGCTTGTAGAGAAGATGGGCACAGAAGAGACAGACCTGGGCTTAGGTACAGAAGTATCTATAACAGGCGTGGAAGAGAGTACTATGATCGCGTCTCTCTGCGACCTGTTAGAACGACTGTGGTCTCACGGACTGCAGCACAAGTTGGGGAAATCGGCCTTGTGGATGCACCTCACCAACTATCAGGAGTTGGAGCAATGCAGCAACTCAACGAAACCTATTGATCCTAATTACCTCACGCCTG atttatcgtCTGTTGGTGCGGAGGTTGAAGCGCAACAAAGCACAAGTACAGTCACCAGGTCCCGGGATAGCTCTCGAGGAGGGTCCAGAGACAGTTCAAGAGATAGACTCAGCAACTCTGGGACTTTAGAACGGAAATCTTCGCAACCTCCCAACTGTCCGTTAAGACCGCTGCCTGAAAGCCTCACTTTTGATATGAG GAACGTTCAAGCAATGACAGACATTAAAACCGAAATCGGCTACGCCCGTGCTTGGGTTCGGCTGTCGTTAGAAAAGAAGTTGTTATCGAAACATTTGCGGGAGCTGCTAGCAGACACGACGCTCCTACGGTCCCAGTATAAGCGCACGGCTTTCCTACGTTGCGAGGAGGAGAGAGAACAGTTTTTATATCATCTCCTGACACTCAATGCTGTTGACTACTTCTGCTTTACCAACACGTATCCCACCACTA AATTGCCATATCGCGTTCTGATCGTGCCATCTCGCAAGGCCAGTCAAACGACTGCCAACTGCTGGATCTCCATATCCGGAGCCAACGGAGAGTCTACGCCCAAAATACCCATACCACGGAATACCAACGAATTTGTCTTTCAC CATAAAAACCTAGGTGTTCTGTCAACTTTGAGGATCGGCCATGATAACTCTGGACTGTCACCAAGGTGGCTGCTTGATCAAGTCTACGTCCGCAATGAGGTCACAGGCCACACATAcac ATTCCCGTGCAACCGCTGGCTGGGCTCGGGCGTGGACGACGGGTCCACGGAGCGGCTGCTGGTGGCGGCGCGCATGCGCAGCGAGCGTACGCCGCGCAcgcccgcgccgcacgcgcctCCCGCGCCGCCCACGCCCACCACCACGCACCTCTCCACCTCCACCATACAACACATGATCG GCGACTGCGTGAATGCGATAGTTAAATGGCACTACCAGTCGAAAAGAGACAAAGATGCAAATTCTCTCAGTGTGTTGCTGTGTGGGGAAAATGGTCTTGTGAAATGTTTAGAGCAAGCCTTCCTTTGCGGGTTCAAGTCGGCCCGATTATTCGGAAAGAATCTTTTCATTTGGGACTATTTTG CGCGAGTAAAGGACGAGTTCAAAATGAGTTTATGCgacgagcctaacgctcaaaccaacAAGAGCTGTGGCGTAGCGTACAACTGTCGACAAGATCAGGAACACAGGGCCATATGGCGGTGCTACTGCCACCTGATGGATGAGATCAACTCTGTGGGCCGCACCCTAGGGAAAGACGGGAAGTTCCAACTCTTCATCTGCCTGAGTTTACG GGAACACTGGCTCCACAGAATGCTAGTACCAATGTCAATGACACGCGTCACCACTGAGATGTACGAAGAACAAAGCTTCCTACGTAAGCGCGGTCTTCTCACGTTTTTGAGGCAGATTCTCGAACCTCTCGACGAGTTCGACATCGTGCTCGAAAACTCACTCACGCAGGGAATATAA